Genomic DNA from Alicyclobacillus fastidiosus:
GGGGCAAGTCGTGCTCTCACTCTCTGCATCCGACCTCGTCGAAAATCACGCCCGAAACGACGTCGTCCTGTTCGTGACGTTGGAGCAAGACGGTGAGGTAATAGACGCAAAGGAGCATTACTTCGTTCCGGCTAACCAAATTGCGCTACCACTTCCGTCGATCACGGCGACACCGGTCGAGGGAGGGGACGGCTCCTCCTTCATCCTGGAGACGGATGTGCTCGCTAAGAGCGTCTGCGTCACCTCGGACTTCGAGGGCATTTTTTCGGATAACTATTTCGACCTGATTCCGGGAGTGCCGAAAACGGTGCAGTTCCTACAGCGCAGACCTGGTGAGAACACCTTTAACCCTGCGGCTCCTGGTCCAATTACCATTCGCTCGATGGCAGATTTTATCGTTCAATAAAGGATTCGGCTTGACGGCCCGGTGTTCAGATTGACCTGTGGCTGTTTCTCACATAACGTCGCTGCGATGCGAAATTGGGGAGACCCCGATTCGTATCGCGGCGTCTTGAGGAACGATTGCGTTTGTACATCTCCCTCCTGTACTCGTATTCGGCTTTTAACGGGCGGGTCGATCCCGGTCAGCCATCGTCCGAATGCCCGCTATCCCGACATCTGAATTCCATGTTTGACAACGGGTTTACATGCATGCTATACTCCTTCCTGTCGCTTCGGCGGCACTGCTGAACAAACAGGATATATACCGAGTCACTTGGACATCGGCTCACGCGTTTGAACACAGCGTTCGAACGGGTTGAAGCAAAATGTTCCAGTAGACAGCGATGCTAGATTCGTGGTATAGTAGTCTTCGCTGCTTCGGCGGCACTGTTCAAATGGTTCCTTGAAAACTAAACACACACGCCTAAAAGTTTCGGTCGAGACGACAGTCGTCGTCAAGACATGATGAAGTAACGCCAGTAACATTTTTTGAGAGTTTGATCCTGGCTCAGGACGAACGCTGGCGGCGTGCCTAATACATGCAAGTCGAGCGAACCCTTCGGGGTTAGCGGCGGACGGGTGAGTAACACGTGGGCAATCTGCCTGTCAGACTGGAATAACACTCGGAAACGGGTGCTAATGCCGGATGACACACGGGAAGGCATCTTCCTGTGTTGAAAGGTGCAACTGCACCGCTGATAGAGGAGCCCGCGGCGCATTAGCTAGTTGGTGAGGTAACGGCTCACCAAGGCGACGATGCGTAGCCGACCTGAGAGGGTGACCGGCCACACTGGGACTGAGACACGGCCCAGACTCCTACGGGAGGCAGCAGTAGGGAATCTTCCGCAATGGGCGCAAGCCTGACGGAGCAACGCCGCGTGAGCGAAGAAGGCCTTCGGGTTGTAAAGCTCTGTTGCTCGGGGAGAGCGACAAGGAGAGTGGAAAGCTCCTTGTGAGACGGTACCGAGTGAGGAAGCCCCGGCTAACTACGTGCCAGCAGCCGCGGTAATACGTAGGGGGCAAGCGTTGTCCGGAATCACTGGGCGTAAAGCGTGCGTAGGCGGTTGTGTAAGTCTGGAGTGAAAGTCCAAGGCTCAACCTTGGGATTGCTTTGGAAACTGCATAACTTGAGTGCTGGAGAGGCAAGGGGAATTCCACGTGTAGCGGTGAAATGCGTAGATATGTGGAGGAATACCAGTGGCGAAGGCGCCTTGCTGGACAGTGACTGACGCTGAGGCACGAAAGCGTGGGGAGCAAACAGGATTAGATACCCTGGTAGTCCACGCCGTAAACGATGAGTGCTAGGTGTTGGGGGGACACACCCCAGTGCCGAAGGAAACCCAATAAGCACTCCGCCTGGGGAGTACGGTCGCAAGACTGAAACTCAAAGGAATTGACGGGGGCCCGCACAAGCAGTGGAGCATGTGGTTTAATTCGAAGCAACGCGAAGAACCTTACCAGGGCTTGACATCCCTCTGACCGGACTAGAGATAGTCCTTCCCTTCGGGGCAGAGGAGACAGGTGGTGCATGGTTGTCGTCAGCTCGTGTCGTGAGATGTTGGGTTAAGTCCCGCAACGAGCGCAACCCTTGACCTGTGTTACCAGCACGTAATGGTGGGGACTCACAGGTGACTGCCGGCGTAAGTCGGAGGAAGGCGGGGATGACGTCAAATCATCATGCCCTTTATGTCCTGGGCTACACACGTGCTACAATGGGCGGTACAACGGGAAGCGAAGCCGCGAGGTGGAGCAAAACCTAAAAAGCCGTTCGTAGTTCGGATTGCAGGCTGCAACTCGCCTGCATGAAGCCGGAATTGCTAGTAATCGCGGATCAGCATGCCGCGGTGAATCCGTTCCCGGGCCTTGTACACACCGCCCGTCACACCACGAGAGTCGGCAACACCCGAAGTCGGTGAGGTAACCTTAGGGAGCCAGCCGCCGAAGGTGGGGTTGATGATTGGGGTGAAGTCGTAACAAGGTAGCCGTATCGGAAGGTGCGGCTGGATCACCTCCTTTCTACGGAGAAACAAAGCTTTTAGGACGTGGGTGTTTAGTTTTGAGGGAGCCAAGCCTCGTATGGGGTGGAAGCAAACTCAAAGCGCGTTTCAAGATGCGAGGAGTACAAGGCGGGAGGACGATGACGAGTCGAGCGTACTTTGTGTACGTGAGCGAGTCAGAGGACGACCAACGAAGGAATCCGAAGCAGATTGGAAGGCGCGTGGTACCTTGGCAACTGAATATGGAACAACCTCTAAAGAAGTAAACCGGTAACCGTAAATGCGTAACAGGTTAACAATAGCCGGATTTATGGATGGAATAATCACCTTTGGTGGTTAGGAAGTCAAAACGGTGAAGTTAGAAAGAGCGCACGGAGGATGCCTAGGCGCCAAGAGCCGAAGAAGGACGGGGCGAACACCGAAATGCCACGGGGAGCTGTAAGCGAGCATTGAGCCGTGGATGTCCGAATGGGGAAACCTGCTAGTGTGAAGCACTAGTACCGTACACTGAATACATAGGTGTGCGGAGGCAACCGAGGGAACTGAAACATCTAAGTACCTCGAGGAAAAGAAAGCGAACGCGATTCCGTAAGTAGTGGCGAGCGAAAGCGGAGAAGCCTAAACCGTATACGTGGTACAGACTGCAGTCGATGCGTATACGGGGTCGAGGGGCTGTTGGTGGCAACCTGCAGGGAGCCAGCAGGAAGCAATTCGTAGGAGAACGGCATGGGAAGGCCGGCCATAGACGGTGAGAGCCCGGTAACCGAAACGGATTGTGGAATGTGCAACAGACCCCAAGTACTGCGGGACACGAGAAATCCCGTGGGAATCTGGGAGGACCACCTCCTAAGGCTAAATACTCCTTGGCGACCGATAGCGGATAGTACCGTGAGGGAAAGGTGAAAAGAACCGCGGGAGCGGAGTGAAATAGAACCTGAAACCGTGTGCTTACAAGCAGTCGGAGCATCTTTAAGGTGTGACGGCGTGCCTTTTGTAGAATGAACCGGCGAGTGATGATGGCAAGCAAGGTGAAGGCGAAGGAGCCTGTGCCGAAGCGAAAGCGAGTCTGAATAGGGCGAATGAGTTTGTCGTCATCGACCCGAAACCGGGTGATCTACCCCTGGTCAGGGTGAAGTGCGGGTAACACCGCATGGAGGCCCGAACCCACTGGCGTTGAAAAGCCAGGGGATGAACTGGGGGTAGGGGAGAAATTCCAATCGAACCCGGAGATAGCTGGTTCTCCCCGAAATAGCTTGAGGGCTAGCGTCAGGGAATGAGAAGTGGAGGTAGAGCACTGATTGGGTGCGGGGCCCGCGAGGGTTACCAAGCCTAGTCAAACTGCGAATGCCACTTTGTCGAAGAACCTGGCAGTCAGACTACGAGTGATAAGACCCGTGGTCAAGAGGGAAACAGCCCAGACCAACAGCTAAGGTCCCAAAGTACTGGTTCAGTGGGGAACGATGTGGCGTTGCACAGACAACCAGGATGTTGGCTTAGAAGCAGCCACCATTTAAAGAGTGCGTAATAGCTCACTGGTCGAGTGGCGCTGCGCGGAAAATGTAACGGGGCTAAACCAGACACCGAAGCTATGGATGGAAACATGGTAGGGGAGCGTTCCATTTGCGGCGAAGCTGAACCGGGAGGTTTGGTGGAGCGGATGGAAGTGAGAATGCCGGTATGAGTAGCGAAAAGACAAGTGAGAATCTTGTCCGCCGAAAGCCCAAGGTTTCCTGGGGAAGGCTCGTCCGCCCAGGGTAAGTCGGGACCTAAGGCGAGGCCGAAAGGCGTAGTCGAAGGACAACAGGTTGAAATTCCTGTACCACCAACATCGCGATTGAGCGAAGGGGTGACGCAGGAGGCTGAGGGAAGCGGCCGGATGGAAGAGGCCGTCCAAGCAGCAAGCGAGGGGTGTAGGCAAATCCGCACCCTGATAATCGTGAGCTGTGATGGGGAGGGAAGTACAGTACCGAAGTCCCGTAAGTCACACTGCCAAGAAAAGCCTCTAGCGAGTGATGAGGTGCCCGTACCGGAAACCGACACAGGTGGGCGCGTGGAGAACACGAAGGCGCGCGGGAGAACTCTCGTTAAGGAACTCGGCAAAATGGCCCCGTAACTTCGGGAGAAGGGGCGCTTCGAGAGAAGCCGCAGTGAAAAGGCCCAAGCGACTGTTTAGCAAAAACACAGGTCTCTGCGAAGCCGAAAGGCGAAGTATAGGGGCTGACGCCTGCCCGGTGCTGGAAGGTTAAGAGGAGGGGTTAGGGTGTAAACCCGAAGCTCTGAATTGAAGCCCCAGTAAACGGCGGCCGTAACTATAACGGTCCTAAGGTAGCGAAATTCCTTGTCAGGTAAGTTCTGACCCGCACGAAAGGCGTAACGACTTGGGCGCTGTCTCAACGAGAGACCCGGTGAAATTGTAATACCTGTGAAGATGCAGGTTACCCGCGGTTAGACGGAAAGACCCCGTGGAGCTTGACTGTAGCTTGATATGGGATACGGGTACGTCATGTACAGGATAGGTGGGAGACAGAGAAGCTTGGGCGCCAGCCTGAGTGGAGTCGGCGTTGGGATACCACCCTTGAGGTACTTGTGTTCTAACCAATGGCCATGAAACTGGTCATGGGACAGTGTCAGGTGGACAGTTTGACTGGGGCGGTCGCCTCCTAAAGAGTAACGGAGGCGCCCAAAGGTTCCCTCAGCGCGGATGGAAATCGCGCGAAGCGTGTAAAGGCACAAGGGAGCTTGACTGCGAGACGGACAGGTCGAGCAGGGACGAAAGTCGGGCTTAGTGACCCGGTGGCACCGAGTGGAAGGGCCATCGCTCAACGGATAAAAGCTACCCCGGGGATAACAGGCTGATCTCCCCCAAGAGTTCACATCGACGGGGAGGTTTGGCACCTCGATGTCGGCTCATCGCATCCTGGGGCTGAAGTCGGTCCCAAGGGTTGGGCTGTTCGCCCATTAAAGCGGTACGCGAGCTGGGTTCAGAACGTCGTGAGACAGTTCGGTCCCTATCTGCCGCGGGCGCAGGATACGTGAGAGGGGTCGTCCTTAGTACGAGAGGACCGGGATGAACCGACCGCTGGTGTACCAGTTGTTTCGCCAGAAGCATAGCTGGGTAGCCAAGTCGGGAAAGGATAAGCGCTGAAAGCATCTAAGCGCGAAGCCTGCCTCAAGATAACGTATCCCATTCCGTTAGGGAAGTAAGACCCCTTGAAGAAGACAAGGTAGATCGGTCTGGCGTGGAAGCGTAGTGATACGTGGAGCGGACAGATACGAATCGGTCGAGGGCTTCACCCGCTAAGAAGAGGTTGTTCCATGATTCAGGAGCGAGGATACAGACAAACGTAAGAGGAAGCTTGAGTGAAGGTGTGAGAGAGCACATCTGCAGGCCGAAAGGCCGAAGCCGTGCGAACGAATACCTGAACGCCAAGCAGTCTGGTGGCCATAGCGGAGGGGAAACACCCGTACCCATACCGAACACGGACGTGAAGACCTCCAGCGCCGAGGATACTTGGAGGGAGACCTCCTGGGAAAGTAGGTCGTTGCCAGGCGCGAGAGAAAGACCCTGAGGGAAGCAGAGATGCCGACCTCAGGGTCTTTTTTGTGTTTGGCAGGATGAAGGCCAGGACGGGGCCACTTGCTGAACAAGCGGCCAAGGAATGAACGTGAACCCATGAAGCAGCTTTCTGCGTTTAGATACTTCCGTGGTTGAGCGGAGCCGGGATAGTCAGGTCAGCAGACCGTCGAGGAAGAGGTGGCTGAAGATCTGTGAGATGTCCTCAGCGGTCAGGGAACCTGTCTGTTGGTACCACCGGTACACCCAGTTGCAGGCGCCGAGGATGGCGAGAGCCGTAACGCGGGGTTCTGTAACGTGAAATTCCCCTGACTGAACACCCTCCTGCAGGATTCGAGTGACGAGGTTGAGGTATTCGTCTGACATCCGCGCAATGACCTCCTGTGGTCCCTCGCCGAGCGCGAACGCTTCGCGCCAGAGCACGGTTGTCGTCTCCAGGTTGTCGATGGACATGGTCAGATGCGTGCGGATCATCAATTCAAGCTTTTGGCGCGCGGAGATGTCCTGGTCCAAGATTGATTGAAGTTGTTCGTTAAACTGGAGAATCGCCTGGTGGGCGATTTGCATTAATAAGTCCTCTTTAGATGCAATGTAATGATATAAACTTCCTTTTTGAAGTCCGACGGCGTCCGCGATATCCTGAACGGAAGTGGCCCGGTAGCCCTTTTGTTCGAACAGCTTCACCGCGGCGAGCGCAATTTCATTTTGTTTATTGGAAGACATCGCCGGGCTCCTTTCTGTGCACGAACCGTGACGAGTTCTGCAGTTCATGTCATGGAACGTGGTCATGTTGGGAAGAGTTTAACGTGAAAACGGTTCATTTTCAACGACTTTGGCCCGCTTGCGTTTGTGCGCTGTCGGTGTATAATATGGTCAATAAAAGTCAAAGTCAATATAAGTGAAAGTCAGAGGGCGGTGCTGCCGAAGGATGGGAGTAATCAGCCATGCCGAACAACATATCAGATATTATCGAGCAATATCTTAAGCGCATTCTCGAAGAAAGTGACCTCGGAGTTGTGGAAATTCAGCGAAGTGAGTTGGCTGAACTGTTTAACTGCGTGCCTTCGCAGATCAACTACGTCATCAGCACGCGGTTTACGACGGATCACGGTTACGTGGTGGAGTCCAAACGTGGTGGCGGCGGCTACATTCGAATCCGAGAAATTAAACTCGACCCTGAACACACTTTGCTGCAATTGTTGCGGAACTGGCCGAAGGAATTGAGTCAGTCGACGTCGGAGGCGCTGGTCGACCGGTTGCTGCGGGAGTCTTGGCTGACCAGACGCGAGGCAGCGGTCATTCAGAACATGTTGCGCAGAGAAGTGGTCAATGTCGAGTTGCCCTTGCGAGATCTGCTGCGATCTCGACTGTTGTACACGGCCATTCAAGTCATAGCGACATACGAGGACGAGTGACGGCCAGTCGCTTGAGTGTATTGGAGGTGTCGTACTACATGCTTTGTGAACGATGTCACGAGCGGGCAGCGACAGTCCACGTGACGAAAATTGTGAACGGGGAGAAAACAGGCTATCACCTGTGCGAGCAGTGTGCCAAGGAGCAGGGTGAAATCATGCATCCGTTCATCTCTGGCAACGCATTCGATTTTAACAAGCTGCTCAGCGGACTGTTGAACATGGAGTCCTCCTCTGGGTTCGCTCCGGCACAGACCACACAACTAAGGTGCTCGAGCTGTGGTATGACGTATAATCAGTTCACGCAATTGGGACGATTCGGGTGTCCGGACTGTTACGAGAGTTTCTCGAGTCGCCTCGAACCGCTGCTTCGACGCATTCAGACAGGTAATAGCCACACTGGAAAAGTGCCCGTGAAGTCGGGACACACCATCGCGCAGCAGCGGCAGTTGGAAATGCTTCGACGCGAACTGCAACAGGCGGTCGTCGATGAAAATTTCGAACGAGCTGCTGAGCTCCGGGATCAAATCAGGGCGCTTGAGCAGGGCGCGGACGAGTAGGGAGGGATGCGTATGTCACTCAGCGATTTTCTTCAGCGGGCAATGAGCCGCTGGATGCGAGATGGAGGTCCGGATGATGACATCGTGTTGACCAGCCGGATCCGCGTGGCGCGCAACGTGCAGGGCTATCCGTTTCCGATTCTGCAGACGGACAGTCATGCGTCGGACGTGATCGAGATGGTAGGCAAAGCGATTGAGGCGGCACCCGTCAAGGAGCTTGGTCAGTACGAGCTGATTCGCTGTCGGGACTTGTCCGCGCTCGACCGGCAGGTGTTGGTGGAGAAGCACCTCATCAGCCCAGATCTCGCCGAGCAGGAGAAGCACGGGGCTGTAGTGCTGCGCGACGATGAGCTCGTCAGCATTATGGTGAATGAAGAAGACCATATACGCATTCAATGTATATTGCCGGGTATGCGTCTGGACGATGCGTGGAAGTTGGCCACGTCCATCGACGATGCCCTAGAGAATAAACTGGTCTACGCGTTCCACGAGAAATATGGATACTTAACGGCGTGTCCGACGAATGTCGGCACCGGCATTCGGGCGTCTGTCATGATGCATCTGCCGGGCCTCGTCCTGTCGGGCAGCATCAATCGATTGCTCTCTGCAGTGTCACAAGTCGGGTTGGCGGTGCGTGGGATCTACGGCGAAGGTTCTGAGTCATTCGGAAACCTCTTCCAAGTATCAAACCAAATCACGCTCGGCGAGACTGAGGAAGAGATCATAGGAAATTTGCAGAGCGTGGTCTATCAACTGATCGAGCACGAGCGAAACGCGCGGCAGCAGTTGTTGCAGCGCAATCGAACGCAACTCGAAGACCGGGTGAGCCGTTCTTTCGGCATCCTGGCGTACGCGCGTAGGATGGATTCCCGCGAGACGTTGGAGCGTCTGTCAGACGTGCGACTGGGGATCGATCTCGGCATTATTCAAGGCGTCTCTGCAGGAATTCTGAAAGAATTGATGGTGACAACTCAACCAGCCTTTTTGCAGAAGTACTTTAGCCGCGAATTGTCCGCCTCAGAACGCGACGTGCGGCGCGCAGCGTTGATTCGTGAACGTCTTCGACTAGATGATACGGAGGTGCATGGATAATGTACGCACGATTTACGGAACGAGCTCAAAAAGTGTTGGCATTGGCGCAGGAGGAGGCCACGCGTTTACATCACCCTGGTGTAGGTACAGAGCACATTCTGCTGGGTCTTGTCCGCGAAGGGGAAGGGATTGCAGCCCGCGCCCTGCAGATGCTCGGCGTACAGGCCGACAAAGTTCAGCAAGAAGTTGAACGCATCATCGGTCAAGGGCAAGGGCAGTCCAGCGCGATGACCTACACGCCGCGTGCCAAAAAGGTCATCGAACTGTCGATTGATGAGGCGCGCAAGCTCAACCATACTTACGTCGGTACAGAGCACATTCTACTAGGCCTCATTCGGGAAGGCGAAGGTGTCGCGGCACGCGTGCTCGCGAATATGAACGTGAGCCTGAACAAAGCGCGTCAACAAGTGCTTCAACTGCTCGGTGGGGATGCGGCCGAGTTGGCAGGCGACAAGGACAGCGCCGCAGGTACACCGACGCTCGACGGCTTGGCTCGCGACCTCACGCAGATGGCTCGCGATGGCAAGCTCGATCCGGTGATCGGTCGAGCTGGCGAGATCGAGCGCGTCATTCAAGTGCTATCCCGTCGAACGAAGAACAACCCTGTGCTCATCGGTGAGCCCGGCGTTGGTAAGACGGCTATTGCGGAGGGGCTCGCACAGCGCATCGTGGCGGGCGATATTCCAGAGACGCTGCGCAGCAAGCGGGTCATGGTACTCGACATGGGCACAGTCGTAGCCGGTACCAAGTACCGCGGTGAATTCGAGGATCGTTTGAAGAAGATCATGGATGAAATCCGACAGGCCGGAAATATCATCCTGTTCATCGATGAACTGCACACGCTGATCGGTGCTGGTGGTGCCGAGGGCGCGATTGACGCCTCGAATATCCTGAAGCCGGCACTCGCGCGCGGTGAGCTTCAATGTATCGGTGCGACGACGCTCGACGAGTATCGCAAACACATCGAGAAGGACGCTGCGCTTGAACGCCGCTTCCAGCCGATCACGGTAGATCAACCATCGCCGGAAGAGGCTCTGGAGATACTCAAAGGCCTGCGCGACCGCTACGAGGCGCACCATCGTGTAAAAATTACCGACGAGGCCCTCGACGCAGCGGTTCGGTTGTCGGAGCGGTATATCTCGGATCGGTTCTTGCCAGATAAGGCGATCGACTTGATCGACGAGGCCGGTTCTCGCGTGCGCTTGCGCACACACACTGCACCTCCGAACTTGAAGGACCTCGAGCAGAAGTTGGAGAAGGTACGCAGCGAGAAGGATTCTGCTGTACAGGGACAGGAATTTGAGTTGGCTGCCAACCTTCGCGATCAGGAGCAGAAGATCAAACAAGAGCTCGAAGAACTCAAGGAGCACTGGCAGCAAACGCAGCAACACGACGACGTTCGCGTCACGGCGGACGATATCGCGCACGTCGTGGCCGCTTGGACTGGGGTTCCTGTCAAACAGTTGGCGCAAGAGGAATCGGAGCGCTTATTGAACATGGAAACGGTGCTTCACAACCGGGTGATTGGTCAGAATGAAGCTGTCGAGGCGGTTTCACGGGCCATTCGCCGGGCTCGGGCAGGGCTTAAGGACCCGAAGCGCCCGATTGGGTCGTTTATTTTCCTTGGGCCAACTGGTGTCGGTAAGACGGAGTTGGCGCGGGCCTTGGCGGAATCCATCTTCGGTGACGAAGATGCCATGATCCGCGTCGACATGTCGGAGTTTATGGAACGCCATTCCACATCGCGCCTAGTCGGGTCGCCTCCGGGATACGTCGGTTACGATGAAGGCGGGCAGTTGACAGAGAAGGTCCGCCGCAAGCCTTATTCGGTCGTGTTGCTCGACGAAGTCGAGAAGGCCCACCCGGAAGTGTTCAACATCCTGCTGCAAGTGCTTGACGATGGACGCCTTACGGATGGCAAAGGTCGCACGGTCGACTTCCGCAACACAGTCATCATCATGACCTCCAACGTCGGGGCAGAGGAGCTGCGCAAGGGCGGCAGTGTCGGGTTCAAACCGGACAATACGAGCCAGTACAACGATATGAAAGAAAAGGTTATGCAGGATCTGAAGCGGACGTTCCGGCCGGAATTTATCAACCGGATCGACGAGATTATCGTTTTCCACTCACTTGACGAGGGGCAGATCGGCCAAATCGTCGAGTTGATGGTGCAGGATTTGCAAAAGCGTCTCGCTGAGCAGGATGTTCAATTCACCCTGACGGATGAGGCGAAGCAGTTTTTGGCAAAAGAGGGCTTTGATCCACAGTACGGCGCGCGGCCGCTGAAACGTGCCATTCAGCGACATATCGAGGATAAGCTCTCGGAGGCGCTGCTGTCTGGAAGTGTCACCCGCGGCGATACGGTGCTGTTGGGTCTCGACGGGAAAGAACTGAAAGTCGTCCAAAAAGCTCAAGCCGCGCCGCAAGTGTAAGCCTGGTCGACTGCATCCCGCTGGGGTCGCCCCAGCAGTGGCGCTCAACCGTCAGTCCCATAAGGTTCAAGAGGGAGCCTCCAAATCCGCTGCCAAGGTGGAGATGGAGGCTCTTCTCTTGCTAAGCGCTGGGGCCGAGCGAGGTGGGGCAAACCAACATTTCCTGATCAGATAGGCTCTTTGATCGCTATTGATCATGGACGGAATCGCTTACTTCTGTATGATGGAGAAGATGAGCGATTGGGGGGAAGGCCGATTGGCAAAGACAAAAACCCAGTATGTTTGCACAGCATGTGGACATGTTGAAATAAAGTGGATGGGGCGGTGCCCAGGGTGTGGGGAGTGGAACACACTCATCGAAGAAACGGTAGCGACGACGCGGAGCGGCCCTGTGACCGGAACGCGGATGCAGCCGATGCCCATCGAGTCGATTCCACCGCAGACCGAACAGCGGGTGCGGACAGGCTTAACGGAGTGCGACTTCGTGCTCGGAGGGGGGATTGTGCCCGGGTCGCTGGTGCTTATTGGCGGTGATCCAGGCATTGGAAAATCCACATTGTTGTTGCAATTGTCTCAGTCCATTGCGTCGCAGAATAAGCGCGTCTTGTATGTGTCGGGCGAGGAGTCAGCGAGCCAAATTCGGCTTCGTGCAGAACGACTTGGCACGGTACACAAGGAACTATACGTGTTGGCCGAAACGGATCTCGATCTCGTCGTCGAATCCGCGGCTGCCCTCAAGCCCGATTTCCTGATCATCGATTCGATTCAAACCGTATTTCGCCCAAGCCTCACGTCCGCACCGGGCAGCGTGGCGCAGGTTCGTGAGTGTACAGGGGTGCTGTTGCGCCTTGCCAAGCAGCAGAACATCGCGACGTTTATCGTCGGCCACGTCACCAAGGATGGAGCGATAGCTGGGCCGAGGATGCTTGAGCATATGGTTGATGCGGTACTATACTTTGAGGGCGAACGACATCATATGTATAGAGTATTGCGGGCGGTGAAAAACCGGTTTGGCTCGACCAACGAACTGGCCGTGTTCGAGATGCATGACGACGGGCTGCGGGAGGTCTCGAATCCATCCCTTTTATTTCTATCGGAACGGCAGACGGTGGTGCCTGGTTCTGCCGTCGTTGCCGCCATGGAAGGGCGGCGGCCGCTCTTGCTCGAGGTACAGGCGCTCGTTGCACCCACTGGGTTTGCCACACCGCGCAGGATGTCCACTGGGGCGGATCACTCACGCGTGAGTATGCTGCTCGCCGTGCTGGAAAGGCGCATTGGGCTGCAAGTTCAGGCGTCGGATGCGTATGTCAATGTCGCGGGCGGCGTTCGGGTCGATGAACCGGCTGTCGATCTTGGCATTGCCCTCGCCCTCGTGTCGAGCCACCGAGATAGGCCGCTTGCACGCGGAGATCTGTATATCGGCGAGGTCGGTTTAACAGGCGAAGTGCGCACGGTCACCCGCTTGTCAGAACGCTTGCGGGAGGCGCAAAAATTGGGGTTTGCTCGCTGTTTTGTACCTGCGGGTCAATCGCTCGCGGAGACCTTTTCGGGACTTGAGGTCATTCAAGTCAAATCGCTGCAGGATGCCATACAACTCGCGTTTTAGAAGGTTGTACGACTATAGAGGTGACGATATTGAGGGAAGATGCAAAGATGGACGTGACCGTCAATAAAATCCTTCGCATGGTTGCGCCTGGCACCGTATTGCGCGAGGGTATCGAGAACATCCTGCGAGCTAAGACCGGCGGGCTCATCGTGGTGGGCGCATCGGACAAGGTGCAATCGATCATGGATGGTGGCTTTACGATTCAGTGTGACTTGACGCCGTCGCATTTGTACGAGTTGGCGAAGATGGATGGCGCCATCATCATCAGCGACGACTTGAAGCGCATCCTGTACGCAAATACCAACCTAAATCCAAATCACACCATCCCGACGTCAGAGACCGGAACGCGGCATCGGACGGCGGAGCGCGTCGCTCGCGAAAGCGGCCAATTGGTGGTGTGTATTTCGCAGCGGCGAAATGTGATCACGCTCTATCAAGGGAACTTTAAGTACGTGTTGCGCGACATCTCCGTGATCTTGACAAAGGCGAATCAGGCAATGCAAACTTTGGAGAAATATAAAACGGTGCTCGATCAGGAACTGACGGACTTGAGCGCGTTGGAGTTCGAGGAGGCAGTTTCACTCGACGAAGTCACCACAGTCCTTCAGCGGTTTGAGACCGTGTTGCGGATCAAATCCGAAATTCGCCGATATATCACGGAACTTGGCAACGAAGGCCGGCTCGTCACCATGCAGCTCGAGGAGCTCGTCTCGAACGTCGACGAGCAAGCGTATCTGTTGGTCAAGGATTACCT
This window encodes:
- the radA gene encoding DNA repair protein RadA; translated protein: MAKTKTQYVCTACGHVEIKWMGRCPGCGEWNTLIEETVATTRSGPVTGTRMQPMPIESIPPQTEQRVRTGLTECDFVLGGGIVPGSLVLIGGDPGIGKSTLLLQLSQSIASQNKRVLYVSGEESASQIRLRAERLGTVHKELYVLAETDLDLVVESAAALKPDFLIIDSIQTVFRPSLTSAPGSVAQVRECTGVLLRLAKQQNIATFIVGHVTKDGAIAGPRMLEHMVDAVLYFEGERHHMYRVLRAVKNRFGSTNELAVFEMHDDGLREVSNPSLLFLSERQTVVPGSAVVAAMEGRRPLLLEVQALVAPTGFATPRRMSTGADHSRVSMLLAVLERRIGLQVQASDAYVNVAGGVRVDEPAVDLGIALALVSSHRDRPLARGDLYIGEVGLTGEVRTVTRLSERLREAQKLGFARCFVPAGQSLAETFSGLEVIQVKSLQDAIQLAF
- the disA gene encoding DNA integrity scanning diadenylate cyclase DisA; the encoded protein is MREDAKMDVTVNKILRMVAPGTVLREGIENILRAKTGGLIVVGASDKVQSIMDGGFTIQCDLTPSHLYELAKMDGAIIISDDLKRILYANTNLNPNHTIPTSETGTRHRTAERVARESGQLVVCISQRRNVITLYQGNFKYVLRDISVILTKANQAMQTLEKYKTVLDQELTDLSALEFEEAVSLDEVTTVLQRFETVLRIKSEIRRYITELGNEGRLVTMQLEELVSNVDEQAYLLVKDYLNSEIEVTPHHVLSTLHNMTADDLLDGTLVAKALGYTPSVNLLEEVVPSRGYRLLNRISRLPQPVIENLVEHFGILTRILAADVDDLDEVEGVGTVRARVIRDGLNRIQEQVLIDRHL